From a region of the Coprococcus comes ATCC 27758 genome:
- the typA gene encoding translational GTPase TypA yields the protein MKTKREDIRNIAIIAHVDHGKTTLVDELLKQSGVFRENQEVAERVMDSNDIERERGITILSKNTAVVYKNTKINIIDTPGHADFGGEVERVLKMVNGVVLLVDAFEGAMPQTKFVLKKALALKLPVIVCINKIDRPEARPDEVIDEVLELLIDLGASDEQLDCPFLFASARDGYATYNIDDEPKDMVPLFETILDYIPAPEGDPDAGTQMLISTIDYNEYVGRIGVGKVDNGTISVNQDVVVVNHHDPDKQKKVKISKLYEFDGLNKVEVKEAGIGSIVAISGIADISIGDTICSPDNPVPIEFQKISEPTIAMQFVVNDSPFAGQEGKFVTSRHLRDRLFRELNTDVSLRVEETDNTDSFKVSGRGELHLSVLVENMRREGYEFAVSKAEVLYKKDENGKQLEPMETVYIDVPDEFTGIVIDKLSQRKGELRNMGMSNGGYTRLEFSIPSRGLIGYRGEFLTDTKGNGIMNTAFDCYAPYKGDIQYRSQGSLIAFETGEAVAYGLFNAQDRGTLFIGPGEKVYSGMVIGQNAKTDDIELNVCKTKHLTNTRSSSADEALKLTPPRILSLEEALDFIDTDELLEVTPKSLRIRKKILDPKLRKRSNFQ from the coding sequence ATGAAGACAAAACGTGAAGACATTAGAAATATTGCTATCATCGCCCATGTTGATCATGGTAAAACAACATTAGTAGATGAACTTTTAAAACAGAGCGGTGTTTTCCGTGAAAATCAGGAAGTAGCCGAACGAGTAATGGATTCCAACGATATCGAACGTGAACGTGGAATTACCATTCTTTCCAAAAACACTGCAGTTGTTTATAAAAATACAAAGATCAATATCATTGACACTCCTGGACATGCCGATTTCGGCGGAGAAGTAGAACGTGTCCTTAAGATGGTCAATGGAGTGGTTCTTCTGGTTGACGCTTTTGAAGGTGCCATGCCACAGACCAAATTCGTTTTGAAAAAAGCTCTTGCACTGAAGCTCCCGGTTATCGTATGTATCAACAAGATCGACCGTCCGGAAGCACGTCCGGATGAAGTTATCGATGAAGTTCTTGAACTTCTCATCGATCTTGGCGCATCCGACGAACAGCTTGACTGCCCGTTCCTTTTTGCTTCTGCAAGAGACGGATATGCAACTTACAATATCGACGATGAACCGAAAGACATGGTTCCTCTGTTTGAGACCATCCTGGATTACATCCCGGCTCCGGAAGGAGATCCTGATGCAGGTACACAGATGCTGATCAGCACCATCGATTACAATGAATACGTTGGCCGTATCGGTGTTGGAAAAGTCGATAACGGAACGATTTCTGTCAACCAGGATGTAGTTGTTGTAAACCATCATGATCCGGACAAACAGAAAAAAGTAAAGATCAGCAAATTATATGAATTTGACGGTCTGAATAAAGTAGAAGTAAAAGAAGCAGGCATCGGTTCTATCGTTGCAATCTCCGGTATTGCAGATATTTCCATCGGTGATACGATCTGTTCGCCGGACAATCCGGTTCCGATCGAATTCCAGAAGATTTCCGAGCCTACGATCGCAATGCAGTTCGTTGTCAACGACAGTCCGTTTGCAGGACAGGAGGGTAAATTCGTCACTTCCCGTCACCTCCGTGACCGTCTGTTCCGTGAACTGAATACAGACGTCAGCCTTCGTGTTGAAGAGACAGACAACACAGACAGCTTCAAGGTATCCGGACGTGGAGAGCTTCATCTTTCCGTCCTCGTTGAAAACATGCGTCGTGAAGGTTATGAATTCGCAGTCAGCAAAGCCGAAGTTCTTTACAAAAAAGACGAAAACGGCAAGCAGCTCGAGCCAATGGAAACCGTATACATTGATGTACCGGATGAATTTACAGGTATAGTTATTGATAAATTAAGCCAGAGAAAAGGCGAACTCCGCAACATGGGAATGTCTAATGGCGGATACACCCGTCTTGAATTCTCCATCCCGTCAAGAGGTCTGATCGGTTATCGTGGAGAATTCCTGACCGATACAAAAGGTAACGGTATCATGAACACAGCCTTTGACTGCTACGCTCCGTATAAAGGAGATATCCAGTACAGAAGCCAGGGATCCCTGATCGCATTCGAGACAGGTGAAGCTGTAGCTTACGGTCTGTTCAACGCACAGGATCGTGGAACACTCTTCATCGGACCTGGTGAAAAGGTTTACTCCGGTATGGTAATCGGTCAGAATGCGAAGACAGATGATATCGAACTGAATGTATGTAAGACCAAACACCTTACCAATACCCGTTCTTCAAGTGCTGATGAAGCCTTAAAGCTTACTCCGCCGAGAATCCTCAGTCTGGAAGAAGCACTTGATTTCATCGATACCGATGAACTTCTGGAAGTCACACCGAAGAGCCTGCGTATCCGTAAAAAGATTCTGGATCCGAAACTCCGTAAGAGAAGCAATTTCCAGTAA
- a CDS encoding transporter, giving the protein MKKYLNAALHKLTVLLEFIISFVLAAGIIILLVQLILSMPNVPDLNIYPNYEDLVETCFNLIIGVELIRMLYQHKPSTVFEVLLFAIARQVIMAHNNPVSSLIGVISIALLFATRKFLFIEFDESEKIIFRATTKARIVNSILHVHIPYEDEQTLYDVITKRFEQEKTEIGVGASTFFDNFGLRVAKMHNGKISRIEVIRSIH; this is encoded by the coding sequence ATGAAAAAATACTTAAACGCAGCACTCCATAAGCTGACCGTACTTCTGGAATTTATCATTTCATTCGTTCTGGCTGCCGGAATCATCATTCTGCTTGTCCAGCTGATCCTGTCCATGCCAAATGTTCCGGATCTGAATATTTATCCAAATTACGAAGACCTGGTAGAAACCTGTTTCAATCTGATCATTGGTGTCGAGCTGATCCGTATGCTTTATCAGCACAAGCCTTCCACTGTGTTTGAGGTGCTGTTATTTGCCATCGCCAGACAGGTGATCATGGCACATAACAATCCGGTATCCAGCCTGATCGGTGTGATCTCCATCGCACTTTTATTTGCAACCAGAAAGTTCCTTTTTATTGAATTTGATGAATCTGAGAAAATTATTTTCCGTGCTACTACAAAAGCACGAATTGTAAACAGCATCCTGCACGTCCATATTCCATATGAAGATGAACAAACCTTATATGACGTGATCACTAAAAGATTTGAACAGGAAAAAACAGAAATTGGTGTTGGTGCAAGTACATTCTTCGATAATTTTGGTCTGCGCGTTGCCAAAATGCATAACGGCAAGATCAGTCGTATCGAAGTAATCCGCTCCATACATTGA
- the hpf gene encoding ribosome hibernation-promoting factor, HPF/YfiA family, which produces MNFIISGRNIDITPGLRQAVEQKLGKLEKYFTPETDIIVTLSVEKERQKIEVTIPVKGNIIRSEQESSDMYVSIDLVEEIIERQLRKYKTKLIAKQQGGHDFRQEFIESDTSAAESDEIEIVRTKRFGIKPMFPEDACIQMELLGHNFYVFSNAETDEVNVVYKRKNGTYGLIEPEFQ; this is translated from the coding sequence ATGAATTTTATCATTAGCGGAAGAAACATTGACATCACACCTGGTCTCAGACAGGCTGTAGAACAGAAATTAGGAAAACTGGAAAAGTATTTTACTCCTGAAACTGACATTATCGTTACACTCAGTGTAGAAAAAGAACGTCAGAAAATCGAAGTTACGATCCCTGTAAAAGGAAACATTATCCGTTCCGAGCAGGAAAGCAGCGATATGTATGTATCCATTGATCTCGTAGAAGAAATTATCGAGCGTCAGCTCAGAAAGTATAAAACCAAACTGATTGCAAAACAGCAGGGCGGACATGATTTCCGTCAGGAATTTATTGAATCCGATACTTCGGCAGCAGAGTCAGACGAGATTGAGATCGTCCGTACCAAACGTTTCGGCATCAAACCAATGTTCCCGGAGGATGCCTGCATTCAGATGGAACTTCTCGGACATAACTTCTACGTATTCAGCAATGCTGAGACAGACGAAGTCAATGTCGTATATAAGAGAAAGAATGGAACCTACGGTCTGATCGAACCGGAATTCCAGTAA
- a CDS encoding YigZ family protein, giving the protein MQEEYKTVYRGGEGEIVEKKSRFIATVRPVHSEEEVLAFIEEVKKKYWDARHNCFAYVIGVTNPTLRCSDDGEPAGTAGKPMLDVLTGEGLHDTAVVVTRYFGGTLLGTGGLVRAYQGAVKEGLQASTVITKRLGYRYEIGTDYTGLGKIQYILGQRQISVQDTQYTDKVLMKVILPYDQEQCVVSEITEGTNGQAVIEKGDSCYFAEDGKEILVFEE; this is encoded by the coding sequence ATGCAGGAAGAATACAAAACAGTATACCGGGGAGGAGAAGGGGAAATTGTTGAAAAGAAATCCCGTTTTATCGCAACGGTAAGACCGGTACACTCAGAAGAAGAAGTACTGGCATTTATAGAAGAAGTGAAGAAAAAATACTGGGACGCAAGACATAACTGTTTTGCTTATGTGATCGGTGTAACAAATCCAACTCTGAGATGTAGTGATGACGGGGAGCCTGCAGGTACAGCAGGAAAACCGATGCTGGATGTGCTTACAGGGGAAGGTCTTCACGATACGGCGGTTGTTGTGACCAGGTATTTTGGCGGGACGCTTCTGGGAACAGGTGGTCTGGTGCGGGCTTATCAGGGAGCAGTAAAGGAAGGTCTTCAGGCAAGTACTGTGATCACAAAGCGCCTGGGTTACCGGTATGAGATTGGAACGGATTATACCGGACTTGGGAAGATCCAGTATATCCTCGGACAACGGCAGATCAGTGTGCAGGATACACAGTATACGGATAAAGTGCTGATGAAAGTGATTCTGCCTTATGATCAGGAGCAATGTGTGGTTTCCGAGATTACAGAGGGAACAAATGGACAGGCTGTGATCGAAAAAGGAGACAGCTGCTATTTTGCGGAGGATGGAAAAGAAATCCTGGTTTTTGAGGAATAG